The following are encoded in a window of Candidatus Brocadia sp. genomic DNA:
- the gcvH gene encoding glycine cleavage system protein GcvH — translation MTTIPEELLYTKTHEWVKKINQKEVIMGITDHAQQQLKDIVFVELPSIGKVVTAGAACAVVESVKAAYDIYAPLSGKVTKTNQKIQEKPELVNKDPYGEGWFLHIEISNPNEFNNLLSPVQYRAISESEH, via the coding sequence ATGACGACTATACCAGAAGAACTCCTTTACACAAAGACGCATGAATGGGTGAAAAAAATAAACCAAAAAGAAGTGATCATGGGCATCACCGACCATGCGCAGCAGCAACTAAAGGATATCGTCTTTGTCGAATTGCCTTCGATAGGCAAGGTAGTAACGGCAGGCGCCGCCTGTGCAGTGGTGGAATCCGTAAAGGCCGCCTACGATATTTATGCCCCGTTATCGGGAAAAGTTACTAAAACCAACCAAAAGATTCAGGAAAAACCGGAACTGGTGAATAAAGATCCTTACGGTGAGGGGTGGTTTTTACACATCGAAATATCCAACCCAAACGAATTCAACAATCTCTTAAGCCCCGTCCAGTATCGAGCTATTAGTGAATCTGAACATTAA